One stretch of Candidatus Woesearchaeota archaeon DNA includes these proteins:
- a CDS encoding site-specific DNA-methyltransferase: MQEEKLLDIGDLKLFCEDTLLTDKIPHQSIDLIITSPPYNVDIKYNSHNDKITYKKYLEFSSKWLARCFEWLKEDGRLCLNIPLDKNKGGQQSVGADLTTLAKKIGFKYHSTIVWNEGNISRRTAWGSWLSASAPYVIAPVELIVILYKKEWKKIIKKQSDISKEEFINWTNGLWTFNGQNKKKANGHPAPFPIELPKRCIKLFSYVGDTVLDPFMGSGSTMIAALLNNRKAIGLEIDKEYYSLAKKRIIEETKILDKKLLPSLLIR; encoded by the coding sequence ATGCAAGAAGAAAAGTTATTAGATATAGGAGATTTAAAATTATTCTGTGAAGATACACTTTTAACAGATAAAATTCCCCACCAAAGTATAGATTTAATAATTACTTCTCCACCTTATAATGTAGATATAAAATATAATTCTCACAATGATAAGATTACTTATAAAAAATATCTTGAATTTAGTTCTAAATGGTTAGCTCGTTGTTTTGAATGGCTAAAAGAAGACGGAAGACTTTGTCTTAATATTCCCCTAGATAAAAATAAGGGTGGCCAACAAAGTGTTGGAGCAGATTTAACAACTCTTGCGAAAAAAATTGGATTTAAATATCATTCAACTATAGTTTGGAATGAAGGGAATATTTCAAGAAGAACAGCTTGGGGATCTTGGCTTAGTGCTTCTGCACCTTATGTTATTGCTCCTGTAGAATTAATAGTTATTTTATATAAAAAAGAATGGAAAAAAATTATTAAAAAACAATCAGATATCTCAAAAGAAGAATTCATAAATTGGACAAATGGTTTATGGACATTTAATGGCCAAAATAAAAAAAAGGCAAATGGCCACCCCGCGCCATTTCCAATTGAATTACCAAAAAGATGCATAAAATTATTCAGTTATGTAGGCGATACAGTTTTAGATCCTTTTATGGGAAGTGGTTCAACAATGATTGCAGCATTACTAAATAATCGAAAAGCTATAGGCCTAGAAATAGATAAAGAATATTATTCTTTAGCCAAAAAAAGAATAATAGAAGAAACAAAAATTTTAGATAAAAAACTATTACCCTCACTATTAATTAGGTAA
- a CDS encoding mRNA surveillance protein pelota → MQIIKKDLKQGIMVLKITNLEDFWYLSYIIRPGDKLKTSMSRKVKLDKGNEKSQNTIRNFTGTIIVEKVDYEPDKQDLRINGIITEAPEDIPKSYQGVSLENNSVFTLQKDNFLSYEMKNIEKLSKGDNKNILIVAMDRKEASFALLRNNSYEYLFDLEGEVQNKREPDKNIKGEFYDEIIKLINLYNGKYSPATIIIASPAFWKEEIAKFLKNEGVNKKVIFATCNNTGRNGINEVLKRPEVGKALEMKNVVRENEIIDELFLEISKDRNFVYGLKDVKEASESGNIKELIVTEKMIKKYIQNNKFLEIEDIMKLADDSKSEIHIISEKNDESKRVDGLGGIAGITRYKIRGE, encoded by the coding sequence ATGCAGATTATAAAAAAGGATTTAAAGCAGGGGATAATGGTTTTAAAAATTACAAATCTTGAAGATTTCTGGTATTTAAGTTATATTATACGACCAGGAGATAAATTAAAAACTTCTATGAGCCGTAAAGTTAAGCTGGATAAGGGTAATGAAAAGTCTCAAAATACAATTAGAAATTTTACTGGAACAATTATTGTTGAAAAAGTGGATTATGAACCAGATAAACAAGATTTGAGAATAAATGGAATTATTACTGAAGCTCCAGAAGATATACCTAAATCTTATCAGGGGGTTTCACTTGAGAATAATTCTGTATTTACTTTACAAAAAGATAATTTTTTGAGTTATGAAATGAAGAATATAGAAAAATTGTCTAAAGGAGATAATAAAAATATTTTAATTGTCGCTATGGATAGAAAAGAAGCTTCTTTTGCTTTGTTAAGAAATAATAGTTATGAATATCTGTTTGATTTAGAAGGTGAAGTTCAAAATAAGAGAGAACCCGACAAAAATATTAAAGGAGAATTTTATGATGAAATAATTAAACTGATTAATTTATATAATGGGAAATATTCTCCTGCAACAATAATAATTGCGTCTCCTGCTTTTTGGAAAGAAGAAATTGCTAAATTCTTAAAAAATGAGGGTGTTAATAAAAAAGTGATATTTGCAACTTGTAATAATACTGGGAGAAATGGAATAAATGAAGTTTTGAAAAGGCCTGAAGTTGGAAAAGCTTTAGAAATGAAAAATGTTGTTAGAGAAAATGAAATTATAGATGAATTATTTTTAGAAATTTCAAAAGATAGAAACTTTGTTTATGGGTTAAAAGATGTTAAGGAAGCTTCTGAATCTGGAAATATAAAAGAGTTAATTGTTACTGAGAAAATGATTAAAAAGTATATTCAAAATAATAAATTTTTAGAGATTGAAGATATAATGAAACTTGCAGATGATTCAAAAAGCGAAATACATATAATCTCTGAAAAAAATGATGAGTCTAAAAGAGTAGATGGTTTGGGCGGAATTGCAGGAATAACTAGGTATAAAATTAGAGGTGAATGA
- a CDS encoding TldD/PmbA family protein, with the protein MVKIELFNILEEGVKMAKSIDYTSRDGAKHKPFFVSMSGKETEDFSFEYRNGGLIKKINDLNPVLVRIEIRLGDKKEGGSFSSNTSELPRDMNKTSCMKELNHQINNTFWESYENLKDRMKAAEGFLDTRDLFVYFADEKPIRYVAQEKRLPLDLINETSENIKKISLESLRRKIYNIYSIFDFNKTRNYIVNSEGTRVFTESKNYRMGFTVEIINQKGIIIPISYSIAKSSLAKIPNYNILKELCEKCIEDAFAIKDAPAIPNGLYPTILDPENTGVIFHEAIGHALEGDSLQGDAESYEEEREKSTIFEDKIGEIVMPKHLSVYDDPTRVDLSGYYFIDDEGTKAKKVILVEKGKLKGYLNSRQSAGYLKQHSNGHARADKNNTPKPRMSNLFIESTNKYSIEELEERVKQYCVENKKPFGLIMERASQGLALPEDAYFSTHPVHVFKIFPNNKKRERVSHMYIVGTPYKLLQSIAAASNRLGTFEGYCGSVSGWVTSAEIAPDIFIPELELNKIPKSSYEKLRIQVTRAPERYFKTKK; encoded by the coding sequence ATGGTTAAAATAGAACTGTTTAATATTCTTGAAGAGGGCGTTAAAATGGCTAAAAGTATTGATTATACTTCTAGAGATGGCGCTAAGCATAAGCCCTTCTTTGTTTCTATGAGCGGAAAAGAAACTGAAGATTTTAGTTTTGAATATAGGAACGGGGGGCTAATAAAAAAAATTAATGATCTTAATCCTGTGTTAGTAAGAATTGAAATCCGCCTAGGTGACAAAAAAGAAGGGGGAAGTTTTTCTTCAAATACCTCTGAACTTCCTAGAGATATGAACAAAACTTCTTGTATGAAAGAGCTTAATCATCAGATTAATAATACTTTTTGGGAATCCTATGAAAATCTTAAAGATAGGATGAAAGCTGCAGAAGGTTTTTTAGATACACGAGATTTATTTGTTTATTTTGCTGATGAAAAACCAATTAGATATGTTGCTCAAGAAAAAAGACTTCCTTTAGATTTGATTAATGAGACTTCTGAAAATATAAAAAAAATTTCGCTTGAGTCTCTTAGAAGAAAAATCTATAATATCTATTCTATATTTGATTTTAATAAAACTAGAAATTATATTGTAAATAGTGAAGGTACGCGAGTATTTACAGAAAGCAAAAATTATAGGATGGGTTTTACAGTTGAAATAATAAATCAAAAAGGAATAATTATCCCTATTAGTTATAGTATTGCTAAAAGCAGTCTTGCGAAAATACCTAATTATAATATACTTAAAGAATTATGTGAAAAATGTATTGAGGATGCCTTTGCAATAAAAGATGCACCAGCCATACCTAATGGCCTTTATCCCACAATACTTGATCCTGAAAACACAGGGGTAATATTTCACGAAGCAATAGGTCATGCCTTAGAAGGGGATAGTTTGCAAGGTGATGCTGAAAGTTATGAAGAAGAACGTGAAAAGTCTACAATATTTGAAGATAAAATAGGCGAAATTGTAATGCCTAAACATCTCTCAGTTTATGATGATCCTACTCGAGTAGATTTATCTGGATATTATTTTATTGATGATGAAGGCACTAAAGCAAAAAAAGTAATCCTTGTAGAAAAAGGAAAATTAAAAGGATATTTGAATTCTAGACAAAGTGCAGGATATTTAAAACAACATTCAAATGGGCATGCAAGAGCTGATAAAAATAATACACCGAAACCTAGAATGAGTAATCTGTTTATAGAATCAACAAATAAATATTCTATTGAAGAGCTTGAAGAAAGAGTAAAACAATATTGCGTAGAGAATAAAAAACCTTTTGGATTAATTATGGAAAGAGCTTCACAAGGTTTAGCTTTACCAGAAGATGCTTACTTTAGCACTCATCCAGTGCATGTTTTCAAGATTTTTCCAAATAATAAAAAACGTGAAAGGGTTAGTCATATGTATATTGTTGGAACACCTTACAAATTATTACAAAGCATAGCTGCGGCAAGTAATAGATTGGGTACTTTTGAAGGATATTGTGGTTCTGTCTCTGGTTGGGTTACTTCTGCTGAGATTGCACCAGATATATTCATCCCAGAATTAGAACTAAATAAAATTCCTAAATCTTCATATGAAAAGCTTAGAATACAAGTAACAAGAGCCCCTGAAAGATATTTTAAAACAAAGAAGTAA
- a CDS encoding DUF1610 domain-containing protein, translating to MTDLICNSCKVPIANQRGVVKFKCPNCGDFVIIRCKHCRELGSKYLCQKCGFSGPN from the coding sequence ATGACAGATTTAATATGTAATTCATGTAAAGTTCCTATAGCAAATCAAAGGGGCGTAGTTAAGTTCAAATGTCCTAATTGTGGGGATTTTGTTATAATTAGATGTAAGCATTGCAGAGAACTAGGCTCAAAATATCTCTGTCAAAAATGTGGTTTCTCAGGACCTAATTAG
- the radA gene encoding DNA repair and recombination protein RadA, translated as MMKKVKKMKKSETEEEVLDIDSLPGVGEATAEKLKESGFDNFLSISVASPADLAEAAGVTEAAARKIIYAAREKFDVGFQSGDDLLRKRDNVIRITTGAKALDNLFGGGVETGGITECYGEYGSGKSSLAHELAVTVQLSREKGGAEGMAVWIDTEGTLRPERMKQIATALGMDVDAVLKNFRGVRAFNSDHQMLLVDKIESLIKKDKLPIKLVIVDSLMGHFRSEFIGRGTLADRQQKINKHLHALLKLSQTYNLAVYVTNQVMSRPDVFFGDPTAAIGGHIVAHMSTVRVYLRKGKKGTRVARMIDAPHLPDTEAIFNITTDGLKDVE; from the coding sequence ATGATGAAAAAGGTGAAGAAGATGAAGAAAAGTGAAACTGAAGAAGAAGTTTTAGATATAGACTCATTACCCGGTGTAGGAGAAGCAACAGCAGAAAAATTAAAAGAATCTGGTTTTGATAATTTTTTAAGTATTTCAGTTGCAAGCCCGGCAGATTTAGCCGAGGCTGCTGGAGTTACAGAAGCTGCAGCAAGAAAAATAATTTATGCTGCACGTGAAAAGTTTGATGTTGGTTTCCAATCAGGTGATGATTTGTTAAGAAAGCGTGATAATGTTATTAGAATTACTACAGGTGCAAAAGCACTAGATAATTTATTTGGTGGTGGAGTAGAAACAGGGGGTATTACTGAATGTTATGGTGAATATGGTTCTGGAAAATCTAGCTTAGCACATGAACTTGCAGTTACAGTTCAATTATCAAGAGAAAAAGGTGGTGCAGAAGGCATGGCTGTTTGGATTGATACAGAAGGAACTCTTAGACCAGAAAGAATGAAACAAATTGCAACAGCTTTAGGAATGGATGTTGATGCTGTTCTAAAAAATTTTAGAGGTGTTCGTGCTTTCAATTCAGATCATCAAATGTTATTAGTAGACAAAATAGAATCTCTAATTAAAAAAGATAAACTTCCAATAAAATTAGTAATTGTAGATTCTTTAATGGGACATTTCAGGTCAGAGTTTATTGGAAGAGGCACTTTAGCAGACAGGCAACAAAAAATAAACAAACACTTGCACGCATTACTAAAACTTTCACAAACATATAATTTAGCAGTATATGTTACTAATCAAGTAATGTCTAGGCCAGATGTTTTCTTTGGTGACCCAACAGCAGCTATAGGGGGACACATAGTCGCGCATATGAGTACTGTTAGAGTCTACTTAAGAAAAGGAAAAAAAGGAACAAGAGTTGCAAGAATGATAGATGCACCACATTTACCAGATACAGAAGCAATTTTTAACATTACAACAGATGGACTTAAGGATGTAGAATAA
- a CDS encoding elongation factor 1-beta: protein MAQVIVTLSIMPSSPDDDLDAIEESAKEKIKAFDGELAKSERKPVAFGLKSIELIFTMDEKKGSTDELESEISQIENVNSVSVTDVRRMFG, encoded by the coding sequence ATGGCCCAAGTAATTGTTACATTAAGCATAATGCCTTCTTCACCAGATGATGATTTAGATGCAATTGAAGAATCAGCAAAAGAAAAAATTAAAGCTTTTGATGGCGAACTTGCAAAATCAGAAAGAAAACCTGTTGCATTTGGATTAAAAAGTATAGAATTAATTTTTACAATGGATGAAAAGAAAGGTTCAACAGACGAATTAGAATCCGAAATTTCTCAGATAGAAAATGTTAACAGTGTTTCAGTAACTGATGTAAGAAGAATGTTTGGATAA
- a CDS encoding metal-dependent hydrolase: protein MRWKTHLAFALLCGLFLFKFFKIPVYLFFPLVLFGALLPDLDTPQSKIGKKVPLISKLANFLLGHRGIFHSVLFLALLYFAFSFLIGKWYALALALGYLSHLVIDGFTIAGINYLNPIAKLHVSGFIETGTFSETILLFILIGLDIIKIYGLII, encoded by the coding sequence ATGAGATGGAAAACACACTTAGCCTTTGCATTATTATGTGGATTATTCCTATTTAAATTCTTCAAAATTCCAGTTTACTTATTTTTCCCTCTTGTTTTATTTGGTGCTTTACTTCCAGATTTAGACACTCCTCAAAGCAAGATAGGAAAAAAAGTCCCCCTTATTTCAAAACTAGCAAATTTTCTTTTAGGGCACAGAGGTATATTTCACTCAGTGTTATTCTTAGCCTTACTTTACTTTGCCTTTTCTTTTTTAATTGGAAAATGGTACGCTTTAGCTCTAGCCTTAGGATATTTAAGCCACTTAGTTATAGACGGGTTTACAATTGCAGGTATTAATTATTTAAACCCAATAGCAAAGCTTCATGTTTCAGGATTTATAGAAACCGGAACATTCTCAGAAACAATTTTATTATTTATTTTAATAGGCCTAGATATAATTAAGATATACGGCTTAATAATCTAA
- a CDS encoding TldD/PmbA family protein → MADEKLFGVMEKGLKKVLDAKYNNKILSPFFTSISTKNKRELLFKIKNGGVINEEFSEDDPIQGRIEVRIGDYKKGGGFGTEEIILPTNINETGSMRELIRGFNKAYWDASEDYNIRKQKNIEYKGLRDVFLYFSEEEPIKYIARDKKNLDVTGIYQDLEERLSEVSAKLLKKEVLNTNISCRVTQIKRYLINSEGTKVFTPFLNYAINLTIEMLNKENLVIPLSRLLSGRDYTKLPNNETLIELGEKLIEDLNEIKDAPVEVHGVYPLLSEGHFGGFVAHEGAGHILEGVIMQQDIRERFQERKVNIFENKIGKKVAPDFISLYDDPLIPNSYTYHFIDEEGVKAEKVELIKNGILKNYLTSRQSAGYLGIKSNGHGLAQDTLSPVSRMSNLILESEKVYSFDKLKEKMIKICINKKIPYGLIMRRASHGCIDYENSLLTVYPAYTFRIYPGRKKLERVRDAYMIGTVYTLLNKIVATTDQYVFDDGTCGSLSGEIPSTTYAPGILFESAEIGSLQRDILDRPGRPIVRIPRKYFRNKK, encoded by the coding sequence ATGGCTGATGAGAAGTTATTTGGAGTAATGGAAAAAGGACTTAAAAAGGTATTAGACGCTAAATATAATAATAAAATTCTTAGCCCATTTTTTACTTCTATTAGTACTAAAAATAAAAGAGAACTACTTTTTAAAATTAAAAATGGGGGTGTAATCAATGAAGAATTTAGTGAAGACGACCCGATTCAAGGGAGAATAGAAGTTAGAATAGGTGATTATAAAAAAGGGGGAGGATTTGGTACAGAAGAGATTATTCTTCCTACAAATATAAATGAAACTGGAAGTATGAGAGAATTGATAAGGGGTTTTAACAAAGCTTATTGGGATGCTTCTGAGGATTATAATATCAGAAAACAAAAGAATATAGAATATAAAGGCTTAAGAGATGTATTTTTGTATTTTTCTGAAGAAGAACCTATTAAGTATATTGCAAGAGACAAAAAAAATTTGGATGTTACTGGAATATACCAAGATCTTGAAGAAAGATTATCTGAAGTATCTGCAAAACTTCTTAAAAAAGAAGTATTAAACACTAATATATCGTGTAGGGTGACTCAGATTAAAAGATATTTAATTAATTCAGAAGGCACTAAAGTCTTTACACCTTTTTTGAATTATGCTATTAATCTTACTATTGAAATGTTAAATAAAGAAAATTTAGTTATTCCTTTGTCTCGTCTTCTTTCTGGAAGAGATTATACTAAATTGCCTAACAATGAAACCTTAATCGAATTGGGTGAAAAATTAATAGAAGATTTAAATGAAATTAAAGATGCACCTGTTGAAGTACATGGTGTGTATCCTTTGCTTTCAGAAGGTCATTTTGGCGGGTTTGTTGCACATGAAGGTGCAGGACATATTCTTGAGGGCGTAATTATGCAACAAGATATTCGTGAAAGATTTCAAGAAAGAAAAGTTAATATTTTTGAAAATAAAATAGGCAAGAAAGTTGCTCCGGATTTTATCTCATTATATGATGATCCTTTAATTCCTAATTCGTATACTTATCATTTTATAGATGAAGAAGGAGTTAAGGCAGAAAAAGTTGAATTAATTAAAAATGGGATTCTTAAAAATTATTTAACTTCTAGACAAAGTGCAGGTTACTTAGGTATTAAATCAAATGGTCATGGTTTGGCTCAAGATACCTTATCTCCAGTTTCAAGAATGAGTAATTTGATTCTTGAATCTGAAAAAGTGTATAGCTTTGATAAATTAAAAGAAAAGATGATTAAAATTTGTATAAATAAAAAAATACCTTATGGTTTGATTATGCGTAGAGCTTCTCATGGGTGTATAGATTATGAGAATTCTCTTTTAACAGTTTATCCAGCTTATACATTTAGAATTTATCCTGGAAGAAAAAAACTTGAAAGAGTAAGAGATGCTTATATGATTGGAACAGTTTATACTTTGTTAAATAAAATTGTTGCAACAACTGATCAATATGTTTTTGATGATGGAACTTGTGGTTCGTTGTCCGGAGAAATTCCCTCTACAACTTATGCTCCTGGAATATTATTTGAATCTGCAGAAATAGGCAGTTTACAAAGAGATATTTTAGATAGACCTGGAAGACCAATTGTAAGAATTCCGAGGAAATATTTTAGAAATAAAAAATAA
- a CDS encoding HNH endonuclease — MIKKIKSLSQSDLIMEYFKKNPKREIKHPEIVDWAVAELKKQTGEIFRDPDRAIRKLSQQGQLIKISKGVYKYDPDFIIHRELEDFTPIQKEEIFKRDKYKCVICGKGRAEGVEIHADHIKPKELGGKAEIENGQTLCAQHNFQKKYYKQTETGKRMFFRLYELAKKNNDKELISFCEDILKLYDKHKINGHIIWKN; from the coding sequence ATGATTAAAAAAATAAAAAGTTTATCTCAATCAGATTTAATTATGGAATATTTTAAGAAAAATCCTAAACGTGAAATAAAACATCCAGAGATTGTAGACTGGGCAGTTGCAGAATTAAAAAAGCAGACAGGAGAAATTTTTAGAGATCCTGATAGAGCAATAAGAAAACTCTCTCAACAAGGCCAGTTAATAAAGATTTCAAAAGGTGTTTATAAATATGACCCTGATTTTATTATACATCGAGAGCTTGAGGACTTTACTCCAATTCAAAAAGAAGAAATTTTCAAAAGAGATAAATATAAATGTGTCATTTGTGGAAAAGGTAGAGCTGAAGGAGTAGAAATTCATGCAGATCATATTAAACCCAAAGAACTTGGTGGAAAAGCAGAAATTGAAAATGGCCAAACTTTATGTGCTCAACATAATTTTCAGAAGAAATACTATAAACAAACTGAAACTGGAAAAAGAATGTTTTTTCGACTCTATGAACTCGCAAAGAAAAACAATGATAAAGAATTAATATCTTTTTGCGAAGATATTCTAAAACTTTATGATAAACACAAAATTAATGGACACATTATTTGGAAGAACTAA
- a CDS encoding NAD(P)/FAD-dependent oxidoreductase, producing MLNSDVSVIGAGPVGSYTSFNLAKAGFKVNLFDQKSIIGKPIQCTGLVSKNILDFVKPDKETIQTEIDGARIYSSDNSLFEVKKSKVAFVLDRDKFDNQLFQQAISQGVKPFLNHKLELIANNALKFNKTSATSRYIVGADGPLSQTAKLSNLFKGRKFLHGLQTITNLKDKDENFVELYFGKGFPDFFGWIVPQGNKLYKIGIATKSNPKIHFNNFLKRLKVKQKGLQAGLIPIYNSKVKTQLNNIYLVGDAACQVKPTTGGGLITGFNCSNALTNSIKYGLNYDKEWRRKVGKELLIHSLIRKTLNHFDDKDYNSFIKDLNKSKSEIQNFGDMDYPSKFILKILFKNPSLLKYLTKILF from the coding sequence ATGTTGAATTCAGATGTCTCAGTCATAGGTGCTGGCCCGGTAGGTTCTTATACTTCCTTTAATTTAGCAAAAGCAGGTTTTAAAGTAAATCTCTTTGATCAAAAATCCATAATCGGAAAACCTATACAGTGTACTGGTTTAGTAAGTAAAAATATTCTAGATTTTGTAAAGCCAGATAAAGAAACAATACAAACTGAAATAGATGGAGCAAGAATATATTCTTCAGACAATTCTTTATTTGAAGTCAAAAAATCAAAAGTTGCATTTGTTTTAGACAGAGATAAATTTGATAATCAATTATTCCAACAAGCAATTTCGCAAGGTGTAAAACCTTTTCTAAATCACAAACTAGAATTAATAGCCAATAACGCCTTAAAATTTAATAAAACTTCAGCAACCTCAAGATATATAGTGGGTGCAGATGGACCTTTATCGCAAACAGCAAAATTATCAAATTTATTTAAAGGTAGAAAATTTTTACATGGTTTACAAACAATAACAAATTTAAAAGACAAAGATGAAAACTTTGTAGAACTTTATTTTGGAAAAGGATTCCCAGATTTTTTTGGATGGATAGTTCCACAAGGAAATAAATTATATAAAATTGGAATTGCAACTAAATCAAACCCAAAAATTCATTTTAATAATTTCTTAAAAAGACTGAAGGTTAAGCAAAAAGGCCTTCAAGCAGGTTTAATTCCGATTTATAATTCAAAAGTTAAAACCCAATTAAATAATATTTATCTTGTCGGAGATGCAGCTTGTCAGGTCAAACCAACTACAGGGGGAGGTTTAATAACTGGATTTAATTGTTCTAATGCTTTAACAAATTCAATTAAATATGGTCTAAACTATGATAAAGAATGGAGAAGAAAAGTTGGAAAAGAATTATTAATTCATTCTTTAATTAGAAAAACTCTTAATCACTTTGATGACAAAGATTATAATTCTTTTATTAAAGATTTAAATAAATCAAAATCTGAAATACAGAACTTCGGAGATATGGATTATCCTTCAAAATTTATATTAAAAATTTTATTTAAAAATCCCTCTTTACTAAAATATTTAACAAAAATATTATTCTAA
- a CDS encoding AAA family ATPase, with amino-acid sequence MLKTLSKDFDEFLNGGYKENCITLIYGPGGSGKTTLCLMATISAILEGKKVLFLDAENSFNVKRLEQIAGEKFKEVLDKISLIKVNSFNKQIELINKLVASKKLFDLIVIDTVTYFHRQEIRENENIDAKLRWHMFNIRDIARKGSVVLLTSQVYEDITAGKFKPVGEKVMNDKVDFKIRLQKDPRKALMKEREFLFEIYDGGIRKLN; translated from the coding sequence ATGCTTAAAACACTTAGTAAAGATTTTGATGAATTTTTGAATGGGGGGTATAAAGAGAATTGTATAACTCTAATTTATGGCCCCGGTGGATCTGGAAAAACAACGTTATGTTTGATGGCTACTATTTCTGCAATATTAGAAGGTAAGAAAGTTTTATTTTTAGATGCAGAAAATAGTTTTAATGTTAAAAGATTGGAACAAATTGCAGGTGAGAAATTTAAAGAAGTTTTAGATAAAATAAGTTTAATTAAAGTAAATTCTTTTAACAAGCAAATAGAATTAATAAATAAACTAGTTGCTTCTAAAAAATTATTTGATTTGATTGTTATAGATACAGTAACCTATTTTCATAGGCAAGAAATACGTGAAAATGAAAATATTGATGCTAAGTTGAGATGGCATATGTTTAATATTAGGGATATAGCAAGAAAGGGTAGTGTTGTGTTGTTAACAAGTCAAGTTTATGAGGATATCACTGCAGGAAAGTTTAAACCGGTTGGCGAAAAAGTAATGAATGATAAAGTAGATTTTAAAATTAGACTGCAAAAAGATCCTAGAAAAGCTTTAATGAAAGAAAGAGAGTTCTTGTTTGAGATTTATGATGGGGGGATTAGAAAGTTAAACTAA
- a CDS encoding prepilin peptidase codes for MLYLILSIIALLGLIIATIVDIKIKEIPDVITYSLVFLGLSIRGIYAIAEKDAKIFTIALIYFLIFFALANILYYTKQWGGGDSKLLIGIAVLFATAPFETKIPFVLVIFMNILIVGLLYNLFGAGYLIVKNWKKFILKFKIINKEIKKQKYYTFILAIIVFLLQFFLDDAILKIMFNAIALFSLISSYAWAILKSVEECCMIKDIPVKNLREGDWIIKDIFIKGKKIYNCKSIGVERKQIDLLLKAKIKKVTIKEGFAFAPAFLLGVIISLIFKEVILFRLINLI; via the coding sequence ATGTTATATCTAATTTTAAGCATAATAGCACTTTTAGGTTTGATTATTGCTACAATTGTAGATATTAAAATTAAGGAAATTCCAGATGTTATAACTTATTCTTTAGTTTTTCTAGGGTTATCGATAAGAGGAATTTATGCTATAGCTGAAAAAGATGCTAAAATATTTACTATTGCCTTAATTTACTTTTTAATATTTTTTGCACTTGCAAATATTTTGTACTATACTAAACAATGGGGTGGAGGGGATTCCAAATTATTAATTGGAATTGCAGTGTTGTTTGCGACTGCGCCTTTTGAAACTAAAATTCCTTTTGTGTTAGTTATATTTATGAATATATTAATTGTTGGTTTGCTATATAATTTATTCGGTGCAGGTTATTTAATTGTGAAAAACTGGAAAAAATTTATTTTAAAGTTTAAAATAATAAATAAAGAAATAAAAAAACAAAAGTATTACACCTTTATTTTGGCAATAATTGTTTTTTTATTACAATTTTTTTTAGACGATGCAATTTTAAAGATTATGTTTAATGCTATTGCCTTGTTTAGTTTAATTTCTAGTTATGCATGGGCAATATTAAAGTCTGTGGAAGAATGCTGTATGATTAAAGATATTCCAGTTAAAAATTTAAGAGAGGGCGATTGGATAATTAAAGATATTTTTATTAAAGGCAAAAAAATTTATAATTGCAAGAGCATAGGCGTTGAAAGAAAACAAATAGACTTATTATTAAAAGCAAAAATTAAAAAAGTGACTATTAAGGAAGGATTTGCATTTGCACCTGCGTTTTTGTTAGGTGTTATTATTTCTTTAATATTCAAAGAGGTTATCTTATTCCGGTTAATAAACCTTATTTAG